In Helianthus annuus cultivar XRQ/B chromosome 3, HanXRQr2.0-SUNRISE, whole genome shotgun sequence, a single window of DNA contains:
- the LOC110932512 gene encoding cytochrome P450 71AU50-like, translating into MKRQLEYIDQMFDNIIENRIKANSNKIDRVVEEDGSKDFLRILLELKDQKDTPDVIVAANDTTSTMVEWVMAEILNNPVVMRKVQDELTEVFSINNIVEESYLHKLTYLDAVIKETFRLHPLLPLLIQKSPDESCKVGGYTIPKDTTVHINVWAIHHDPDNWTNPLEFKPKKFLNGKWDYNGNNMKFFPFGTGRGICPGIPLGDKMLTCMLASFLHSFEWNFPKDEEFDVNDKFGFVTKKKKSLVAIPSQRLSDKTLYMG; encoded by the exons ATGAAGAGGCAACTCGAATATATTGATCAGATGTTTGACAACATTATCGAAAACAGAATCAAAGCTAACTCCAACAAAATCGATAGGGTGGTTGAAGAAGATGGAAGCAAGGATTTTCTGCGGATCCTATTAGAGCTTAAAGATCAAAAAGACACTCCA GACGTCATAGTCGCCGCAAATGACACAACATCGACAATGGTGGAATGGGTGATGGCAGAGATTTTGAATAATCCGGTTGTGATGAGAAAAGTTCAAGATGAATTAACCGAGGTTTTTAGTATAAACAATATTGTTGAAGAATCCTATTTGCACAAATTGACATATTTGGATGCAGTAATCAAGGAGACATTCAGATTACACCCTCTACTTCCCCTCCTAATCCAGAAATCCCCAGATGAATCTTGCAAGGTGGGTGGCTACACAATCCCGAAAGATACAACCGTGCATATCAATGTTTGGGCAATCCACCACGATCCTGACAACTGGACTAACCCATTGGAGTTCAAACCAAAGAAGTTTTTGAACGGCAAATGGGATTACAATGGAAATAATATGAAGTTTTTTCCGTTTGGAACAGGAAGAGGAATATGTCCGGGAATCCCCTTGGGTGACAAGATGTTAACATGTATGTTAGCATCTTTTTTGCATTCTTTCGAGTGGAACTTTCCTAAAGATGAAGAGTTTGATGTTAATGATAAGTTTGGATTTGTAACAAAGAAAAAGAAATCATTAGTGGCTATACCCTCTCAAAGGTTATCTGACAAAACACTTTACATGGGATGA
- the LOC110932498 gene encoding uncharacterized protein LOC110932498 — MAVIQHARIRKWQGQYTVQSDKFGSRLFLNQEIDEFNELRKSLLVKQFEAGASSSQTSLSSQSVFPVRQEFLIETPKRHVDEIIEIDSGMSCVVVATIKIVQQNYGWFKVHLRVQDETGSVSFVMFDKDVMKLIGSTANDIRERQVKLDDTETFPHEISRLVEKKLAFKIEVSYYNLNHDYHVYTIQKVCDDPDIIAELVGGNGNALEVADEVFSQEGSEIKTVQLSESSQMAGADISKDVVYVMADSSVVEAEKDSATSPNGKRSLQDVEGQNVGELSSNNKRSRRKPSRLNT, encoded by the exons ATGGCTGTTATTCAGCATGCGAGGATTAGGAAGTGGCAGG GTCAATATACTGTTCAGAGTGATAAGTTTGGAAGTCGTCTATTTCTCAACCAAGAAATTGATGAGTTTAATGAACTTCGCAAGAG tcTTTTAGTGAAACAATTTGAAGCTGGTGCTTCTTCTTCTCAAACCAGTCTTTCATCTCAGAGTGTATTTCCAGTCCGTCAAGAATTTCTAATTGAGACTCCTAAGAGACATGTTGATGAAATTATTGAGATTGATAGT GGAATGTCATGTGTGGTAGTTGCAACGATcaaaattgttcaacaaaactATGGATG GTTCAAAGTACATCTGAGAGTGCAAGATGAAACTGGCAGCGTTTCTTTTGTGATGTTTGATAAAGATGTAATGAAGCTTATTGGTTCAACTGCGAATGATATAAGGGAACGCCAAGTGAAGCTCGATGATACTGAAACTTTTCCCCATGAAATATCACGGTTGGTTGAAAAGAAGTTGGCGTTTAAAATTGAAGTTTCTTATTACAACCTTAACCATGACTACCACGTCTACACTATCCAAAAAGTATGTGATGATCCGGACATAATTGCTGAATTGGTTGGTGGTAATGGAAATGCTCTTGAGGTTGCTGATGAG GTGTTTAGTCAAGAAGGTTCAGAAATTAAAACTGTTCAATTATCTGAATCCTCACAGATGGCCGGTGCTGATATTTCAAAG GATGTTGTATATGTTATGGCCGACTCTTCCGTTGTCGAAGCCGAGAAGGATTCGGCCACCAGTCCTAATGGTAAACGTTCATTGCAGGATGTGGAAGGTCAAAATGTTGGGGAACTCTCTTCTAACAACAAAAGGAGCCGGAGGAAGCCATCTAGGCTTAACACTTAG
- the LOC110932501 gene encoding uncharacterized protein LOC110932501: MPVWCHMFVQTLTEGARLWFDSLPPGGIDSYEELSEKFLRNFSQQRKVVKNPNEILHIRQRDNERIDQYMERFVKESMNIKDVPEVMKISSFINGLNHAQLCGKLGEEFPHSFDNLMDRVRAFVRGKDTVSKAKETDVTPRRIAPATKLPDKGTPYSRKPTFDRVLHDRTRPSYSPYRPQGRGPPPYSDNFTPLTKTTSEILATERVKNSFPRPPPIKPRPEAQPNEFCDFHRGFGHKTDDCIYLKREIEAAVKTGRLTHLVKEIKKGGGDRKGRDGREPGRVDVDMIRRRNEFDTTRSVKVRILGSPDCMKAPILMPHLEENEVQRLPLDISAIIAGHKVSRIHVDGGSGVEVIYEHCFLRFDRDVRDRLEEDSIPLVGFNNSVSHPLGKIRLPFTVGVGDRVRTINLTFTVVRAPSKYNAILGRPGIGDLQAQASTPHGALVFQTPKGLA; this comes from the coding sequence ATGCCTGTATGGTGCCACATGTTTGTACAAACTCTGACGGAGGGAGCCCGGCTCTGGTTTGACAGCCTCCCTCCGGGGGGAATCGATAGTTATGAAGAGTTAAGCGAGAAGTTCCTCAGGAACTTCAGTCAGCAGAGAAAAGTGGTCAAGAATCCAAATGAGATCCTCCACATAAGGCAGAGGGACAATGAGCGAATAGATCAGTATATGGAGAGGTTCGTCAAGGAGAGCATGAACATCAAAGATGTCCCGGAGGTCATGAAGATCAGCAGTTTCATAAACGGGCTAAACCATGCACAGCTCTGTGGGAAACTGGGGGAGGAGTTCCCCCACTCATTTGACAACCTTATGGACAGAGTCAGAGCCTTTGTCAGAGGGAAAGACACGGTCAGCAAAGCCAAGGAGACGGACGTCACACCTCGGAGGATCGCCCCAGCTACAAAGCTTCCTGACAAAGGTACACCTTACTCCCGAAAGCCCACTTTTGATAGAGTGTTGCACGACAGAACGAGGCCCTCATACTCCCCATACAGACCTCAGGGGAGGGGTCCCCCTCCTTACTCTGATAATTTCACCCCTCTCACCAAGACCACAAGTGAGATACTGGCCACAGAGAGGGTAAAGAACTCCTTCCCAAGGCCGCCACCCATAAAACCTAGGCCAGAGGCACAACCAAACGAGTTTTGTGATTTTCACAGAGGTTTTGGACACAAAACTGATGACTGTATATATCTGAAAAGAGAGATAGAAGCCGCAGTAAAAACGGGAAGGCTGACCCATTTGGTTAAGGAAATTAAGAAGGGGGGAGGGGACCGCAAGGGAAGAGATGGAAGGGAGCCTGGGAGGGTAGATGTTGATATGATTAGAAGGAGGAATGAATTCGATACCACCCGGAGTGTAAAGGTCAGAATCCTGGGCTCCCCGGACTGCATGAAAGCTCCCATCCTCATGCCACACTTGGAAGAAAATGAAGTGCAACGACTTCCCCTAGACATCTCAGCCATAATAGCTGGCCACAAGGTGTCTCGAATACATGTGGACGGAGGGTCCGGTGTCGAAGTAATATACGAGCATTGTTTCCTTAGATTTGACAGGGATGTAAGAGATCGGCTCGAAGAAGACTCCATCCCTTTAGTGGGATTCAACAACAGTGTATCACACCCCCTGGGAAAAATCAGGCTTCCATTCACAGTTGGGGTAGGGGATCGGGTCCGAACGATAAACCTGACCTTCACAGTGGTCCGGGCACCCTCAAAGTACAACGCAATCTTAGGTAGACCTGGAATCGGGGACCTACAAGCACAAGCATCCACCCCCCATGGAGCTTTAGTGTTTCAAACACCGAAGGGTTTAGCCTAG
- the LOC110932500 gene encoding uncharacterized protein LOC110932500, translating into MTGIPRSLTEHRLNTYTWAKPVRQKKRSMGPNKRRAACEETRKLLRARIVREVKYPSWIANPVMVQKKDGGWRMCIDFQDLNKACPKDCYTLQEIDVQVDSLSQYPLKCFLDAYKGYHQIQMSREDEEKTAFITDEGIFCYTKMPFGLKNARATYQRFMNTLFREQRGRNLEVYVDDIVIKSLTEMAMIDDIAETLNTMQDVNMKLNPRKCCFGVEEGSFLGVVVTKGGIKANPEKTQVVAEMRSHRSLKDIQQLNMRLIALNRFLSKVANRTLPFMKVLKDCLQTDKFKWTPEAEAAFQEMKTYICKLPTLATPVPGKLLLLYLSASKTTISAVMMVERERKQIPIYFISRTLKGPEERYMSLEKLALALVFASRRLRRYFQGHKIVLMTDQPLQKVLRRPELSGRLAKWAVELGEHSLEFKPRTAMKGQILADFLAEVPEDEERELLKWEALEKEEKEKEDEAVWKLLTDGASSEEGSGAGITLISPEGIELTYAIRLDFENTNNTAEYEALLAGMRLAQKMKARHVEASTDSQLVVKQYQGEYEAKDNIMAQYVAKVKETAKAFKTFKLEYIPRGRNRKSDALSKLASMAFDHLAREVKVEVLTAPSLNMKEVTAIENVQETWMTPIIKFLRDGTLPEGDWAARKVRVKALQYELIDGELYRRSYLGPSLKCVDAEEAKYVIREMHEGIFGMHSGPRTIVTREMNAGFYWPQMYETASEEIKRCDNCQVHAPMTHRHKHPMIPVSTSWPFQKWAIDIIGPFPEGPGGVKYVVVAIDYFTKWIKAKPLAKITGEQMRRFVLDNIICRYGVPKELVSDNGVQFAGRPFKPWCEQMQIQQVFTSVTHAQSNGLVERANQSVIKGMKGRLGRKQKGWLEELPFVLWAYRTTPKNCNGETPFSITYGTEAVIPAEIGSPTARMKLREEENEQDLRINLNLLEERREIAAIREAKYKRQLESYYNARMKKLNLVPGDLVLRANEASLQESTGKLGPNWEGPYRVTWANGKGSCKLETLEGKEVPRTWNLMQLRKYYM; encoded by the coding sequence ATGACAGGAATCCCCAGGAGCCTAACCGAACACCGGCTCAACACTTACACATGGGCAAAACCGGTAAGACAGAAAAAGCGAAGCATGGGACCCAACAAAAGAAGAGCTGCTTGTGAGGAAACCAGAAAACTGCTCAGGGCAAGAATAgtcagagaagtgaagtatccgtCCTGGATCGCCAATCCGGTCATGGTTCAGAAGAAAGACGGGGGAtggaggatgtgcatcgacttccaagatctgaacaaagcatgtcctaaGGACTGTTATACCCTCCAAGAAATAGACGTCCAGGTAGACTCTTTGTCTCAGTACCCCCTGAAGTGCTTCCTGGATGCCTACAAGGGATACCATCAGATCCAGATGTCAAGAGAGGACGAAGAGAAAACCGCCTTCATCACAGACGAAGGGATATTCTGTTATACCAAGATGCCCTTCGGTCTTAAAAATGCTAGGGCCACATATCAGAGATTCATGAACACCCTGTTCAGGGAACAACGGGGAAGGAACCTGGaagtatacgttgatgacattgtTATCAAAAGCTTGACCGAGATGGCCATGATAGATGATATAGCTGAGACTCTCAACACTATGCAAGATGTGAATATGAAGTTAAACCCTAGAAAGTGCTGTTTTGGGGTAGAGGAGGGGAGTTTCCTGGGGGTAGTAGTCACTAAAGGAGGAATCAAAGCTAATCCGGAGAAAACTCAAGTTGTGGCTGAAATGCGATCCCACAGGTCCCTGAAAGACATTCAACAACTGAACATGAGATTAATAGCATTAAACCGTTTCTTATCAAAGGTAGCCAACAGGACCCTCCCCTTCATGAAGGTGTTGAAGGACTGCCTCCAAACGGACAAGTTCAAATGGACCCCAGAAGCGGAGGCTGCCTTCCAAGAAATGAAAACTTACATCTGCAAGCTCCCAACATTGGCCACCCCAGTGCCCGGGAAACTCTTGCTCCTATACTTGTCCGCCTCGAAAACGACTATAAGTGCAGTCATGATGGTAGAACGGGAAAGAAAGCAGATCCCCATATATTTCATCAGCAGAACACTTAAAGGCCCCGAGGAACGCTACATGTCCCTGGAGAAGTTGGCATTAGCCCTTGTTTTCGCATCCCGGAGACTCAGGAGGTACTTTCAAGGGCACAAGATTGTCCTGATGACCGATCAACCTCTCCAAAAGGTACTCAGGAGGCCAGAGCTGTCAGGACGGTTGGCTAAATGGGCTGTGGAGCTGGGAGAACACTCTCTGGAGTTCAAGCCCAGGACGGCCATGAAGGGGCAGATACTGGCCGACTTTTTAGCAGAAGTCCCTGAGGATGAAGAGAGGGAACTTTTAAAATGGGAAGCCTtggagaaagaagaaaaagaaaaggaggaCGAGGCTGTGTGGAAGTTACTCACTGACGGGGCCTCTAGTGAAGAAGGGAGCGGGGCAGGCATCACACTGATAAGCCCCGAAGGGATTGAGCTGACATACGCCATAAGACTGGACTTCGAGAACACCAACAACACTGCAGAGTATGAGGCTCTCTTGGCAGGAATGAGGCTGGCACAAAAAATGAAAGCAAGGCATGTGGAAGCTAGCACTGATTCACAACTGGTAGTAAAACAGTACCAAGGAGAGTATGAAGCCAAAGACAACATCATGGCTCAGTACGTGGCGAAAGTAAAGGAAACAGCCAAGGCATTCAAAACTTTCAAATTAGAATACATCCCCCGAGGAAGGAACAGAAAATCTGATGCCCTCAGTAAATTGGCCTCGATGGCGTTCGACCACCTGGCAAGAGAAGTCAAAGTGGAAGTCCTGACCGCCCCCTCCCTCAACATGAAGGAGGTAACCGCAATCGAGAATGTGCAAGAAACATGGATGACACCGATCATAAAGTTCCTCAGGGACGGAACGTTGCCTGAGGGAGACTGGGCAGCCAGAAAGGTAAGGGTCAAGGCCCTGCAGTATGAGCTGATTGATGGAGAGTTGTATAGAAGATCATACTTAGGCCCATCCCTGAAATGTGTCGATGCGGAAGAAGCCAAGTATGTGATTAGGGAAATGCACGAAGGGATTTTTGGAATGCATTCGGGGCCAAGGACGATAGTAACAAGGGAAATGAATGCGGGGTTCTATTGGCCGCAAATGTATGAAACAGCATCCGAGGAGATCAAGAGGTGTGATAATTGCCAGGTACATGCACCAATGACCCACCGGCACAAACACCCCATGATACCAGTCTCAACGTCCTGGCCCTTCCAAAAGTGGGCTATCGACATAATCGGGCCATTCCCGGAGGGTCCAGGAGGGGTCAAATATGTGGTAGTGGCCATCGATTATTTTACCAAGTGGATCAAGGCAAAGCCCTTGGCAAAAATAACTGGGGAACAGATGAGGCGGTTCGTATTAGACAACATCATCTGCAGATATGGGGTCCCAAAGGAGCTGGTGAGTGATAATGGTGTCCAATTTGCTGGAAGACCTTTTAAGCCATGGTGCGAGCAGATGCAGATTCAACAAGTATTTACCTCCGTCACCCATGCCCAGAGTAACGGATTGGTAGAAAGAGCTAATCAAAGTGTCATCAAGGGAATGAAGGGAAGACTCGGGAGAAAACAAAAGGGATGGCTGGAGGAATTACCATTCGTGTTATGGGCATACAGGACCACTCCTAAAAACTGCAATGGGGAGACTCCTTTCAGCATAACCTACGGGACAGAGGCTGTAATCCCAGCTGAGATAGGATCCCCAACTGCCCGAATGAAGCTCCGGGAGGAGGAGAATGAACAAGACCTTAGGATAAACTTGAATCTCTTGGAAGAAAGAAGAGAAATAGCAGCAATCAGGGAAGCCAAGTACAAGAGGCAACTAGAAAGTTATTACAACGCCAGGATGAAAAAGCTCAACCTCGTcccaggggatctagtcctcagaGCAAATGAAGCCAGCCTGCAGGAAAGCACCGGAAAGCTAGGCCCCAACTGGGAAGGGCCTTACCGAGTCACATGGGCAAATGGCAAAGGGAGCTGCAAATTGGAAACACTCGAAGGCAAGGAGGTTCCCAGAACATGGAACCTCATGCAGCTTAGGAAATATTATATGTGA
- the LOC110928264 gene encoding 7-ethoxycoumarin O-deethylase-like, producing MEQMSMLTPRGLITVSSISVLGYKIYLKMTSYWSWWWEVNNEQDELARTILTISVLALVFLWYKCMLLYTTSLPPGPYGLPVVGYLPFLGSNLHERFTEMAHKYDPIFSLQLGRKLYVVVNSTDLVKVVARDQDQTFANRNTPIVASVITYGGSDIGFAHSKTHWRNMRKLLVSNVMSNANLKASQSFRTREVRKMVNEVYAKMGKKVNINKMAFNTELNVVTSMLWGCSKSDEEMGSSYIGDGFHEVESKIIKLPGAPNISDFFPLLSWFGLIFIVRAYRKRIKANSSKIGRAVEEDGRKDFLQILLELKDQRDTPVSFNIIQIKALLMDIILAATDTTSTMVEWVMAEILNNPVVMRKVQDELTQVIGTTNIVEESHLHKLTYLDGVIKETFRLHPPLPLLIQRCPDESCKVGGYTIPKDTVVYINVWAIHRDPKNWSNPLEFKPERFINGKWDYNGNNVKFLPFGSGRRICPGIPLGDKMLTYMLASLLNSFEWNLPKDEEFETSDEFGFVTKKKKSLVAIPSQRLSDTSLYMR from the exons atGGAACAAATGAGCATGCTAACCCCGCGCGGGTTG atcactgtttcttcaatATCAGTACTTGGATATAAAATTTACCTCAAAATGACCTCCTACTGGTCATGGTGGTGGGAAGTTAACAACGAGCAAGACGAGCTTGCTCGCACAATTCTCACCATTTCTGTTTTGGCACTAGTATTTCTATGGTACAAATGTATGTTATTGTATACAACTTCTTTGCCACCAGGTCCTTATGGCTTACCAGTTGTAGGCTACCTCCCGTTTCTAGGCTCCAACTTACATGAAAGATTCACCGAGATGGCTCACAAATATGATCCCATCTTCAGCCTGCAGCTCGGACGTAAGCTTTATGTTGTGGTAAACTCCACGGACCTAGTAAAGGTCGTGGCTCGTGACCAGGACCAGACCTTTGCTAACCGCAACACTCCAATAGTAGCGTCAGTGATCACTTATGGCGGGTCTGATATTGGGTTTGCCCATAGTAAAACACACTGGCGTAACATGCGTAAGCTTTTAGTCAGCAATGTGATGAGCAACGCAAATCTAAAAGCTTCTCAGAGTTTTAGAACACGTGAAGTGAGAAAGATGGTGAATGAAGTTTATGCTAAAATGGGGAAAAAGGTCAATATTAATAAAATGGCTTTCAACACGGAGCTTAATGTTGTGACAAGCATGTTATGGGGTTGCAGCAAGTCTGATGAAGAGATGGGATCTAGCTATATTGGAGATGGGTTCCATGAAGTTGAATCCAAAATTATTAAGTTACCAGGAGCACCAAACATATCTGATTTTTTTCCATTGTTATCATGGTTCGGtctaatattt ATAGTTAGGGCCTATAGAAAAAGAATCAAAGCTAACTCCAGCAAAATCGGTAGGGCGGTTGAAGAAGATGGGAGGAAGGATTTTCTACAGATCCTATTAGAGCTTAAAGATCAAAGAGACACTCCAGTATCATTTAACATAATCCAGATTAAGGCTCTACTgatg GACATCATACTCGCCGCAACCGACACAACATCGACTATGGTAGAATGGGTGATGGCAGAGATTTTGAATAATCCAGTTGTAATGAGAAAGGTTCAAGATGAATTAACTCAGGTTATTGGTACAACCAATATTGTTGAAGAATCCCATTTGCACAAATTGACATACTTGGATGGAGTGATTAAGGAGACGTTCAGGTTACACCCTCCACTTCCCCTCCTAATCCAGAGATGCCCAGATGAATCTTGCAAGGTGGGTGGCTACACAATCCCAAAAGATACAGTCGTGTATATAAATGTTTGGGCAATTCATCGTGATCCCAAAAACTGGAGTAACCCATTGGAGTTCAAACCCGAGAGGTTTATAAATGGCAAATGGGATTACAATGGAAATAATGTGAAGTTTTTGCCATTTGGCTCAGGAAGAAGAATATGTCCTGGAATCCCCTTGGGTGAcaagatgttaacatatatgtTAGCATCTCTTTTGAATTCTTTTGAGTGGAACTTGCCTAAAGATGAAGAGTTTGAGACTAGTGATGAGTTCGGGTTTGTAACAAAGAAAAAGAAATCATTAGTAGCCATACCTTCTCAAAGGCTATCTGACACAAGTCTTTACATGAGATAA